One Echinicola strongylocentroti DNA window includes the following coding sequences:
- a CDS encoding alpha-ketoacid dehydrogenase subunit alpha/beta, with protein sequence MIEVETLPTHKVDLDLDKDQILFDYKIVQQSRQASLMGRKEVFMGKAKFGIFGDGKELAQVVMARYFKKGDWRSGYYRDQTFMLAIEELRLQEYFAQLYAHTDVKEEPASGGRLMNGHFATRSLDDDGTWKDIRNTKNSGGDISPTAGQVPRLIGLGYASKLFKENEKLQKLKQFEGLGKEIAWGTIGNASCAEGMFLEAVNAAGVLQIPVIISVWDDEYGISVPNEFQTTKGSISEALAGYQREEGKPGVEIIVAKGWDYESLHAAYKKSEELAREHSVPSLVHVIEMTQPQGHSTSGSHERYKSKERLQWEADHDCNLMFRSYILENGIATEEELDEIDKEAVRIVREEKGKAWKSFSEGIKSELKFAVELIKSAAGGSSQSSTLNQMAEDLSKTLNPIRKDVFSAVRKALFLMRFDQEEARAGLKEWYEEQGKLNYDRYHSHLYSESDESHLRVEAVAPVYTDRSPVVDGREVLQACFDKMLSNDPRVFAFGEDVGKIGDVNQAFAGLQEKYGELRVTDTGIREMTIIGQGIGTALRGLRPIAEIQYLDYIYYALMSLTDDLACLHYRTKGGQKAPMIVRTRGHRLEGVWHSGSPMSAILGSLRGLLVCVPRNMTQAAGMYNTLLRSDEPALVIECLNAYRQKEKMPSNVGEFTVPLGRPEILREGTDITVVTYGAMCKIVMDAAEQLDEYGVAVEVIDVQTLLPFDVGHVIVDSVKKTNRVIFADEDVPGGASAYMMQQVLEQQKAYYQLDSEPVTLSAHPHRPAYSSDGDYFSKPSVDDVVEKAYRIMHEVDPVSYPMW encoded by the coding sequence ATGATAGAAGTGGAAACGTTACCTACACATAAGGTTGATCTCGATTTAGACAAAGATCAAATTTTATTTGATTACAAGATAGTTCAGCAAAGTCGGCAAGCCTCCCTGATGGGGAGGAAGGAAGTCTTTATGGGCAAAGCTAAATTTGGGATTTTCGGTGACGGCAAGGAGTTGGCACAGGTGGTGATGGCAAGGTATTTTAAGAAGGGAGATTGGCGCTCTGGCTATTACCGGGACCAGACATTTATGTTGGCCATTGAGGAGTTGCGGCTGCAGGAATATTTTGCTCAGCTGTATGCGCATACTGATGTAAAAGAAGAACCAGCCTCAGGGGGCAGGCTAATGAACGGTCACTTTGCTACACGTTCATTGGATGATGACGGGACTTGGAAAGACATCAGAAATACCAAAAACTCAGGTGGTGATATTTCACCTACTGCTGGGCAGGTTCCCCGATTGATTGGTCTGGGCTATGCGTCTAAATTGTTCAAAGAAAATGAAAAACTCCAGAAGCTGAAGCAGTTCGAAGGACTCGGGAAGGAAATTGCTTGGGGAACCATCGGAAATGCTTCCTGTGCGGAGGGAATGTTTTTGGAGGCGGTCAATGCAGCAGGTGTTTTGCAGATTCCGGTAATCATTTCGGTTTGGGATGATGAATATGGAATTTCGGTGCCCAATGAGTTTCAGACTACCAAAGGCAGTATTTCGGAAGCTTTGGCTGGGTATCAGCGGGAAGAAGGAAAGCCTGGGGTGGAGATAATTGTTGCCAAAGGATGGGATTATGAATCCCTTCATGCTGCCTATAAAAAATCCGAAGAACTGGCCAGGGAACATTCTGTGCCTTCGCTGGTTCATGTGATCGAAATGACACAGCCGCAAGGGCATTCGACCTCTGGCTCACACGAAAGATACAAATCCAAAGAAAGATTGCAGTGGGAAGCAGACCATGATTGTAACCTGATGTTCAGGTCTTATATTTTGGAGAATGGGATTGCTACCGAGGAGGAGTTGGATGAAATAGATAAAGAAGCGGTTCGTATTGTACGCGAGGAAAAAGGGAAAGCTTGGAAATCATTTTCTGAAGGCATCAAGTCAGAGCTTAAGTTTGCTGTAGAGCTGATCAAATCAGCAGCTGGAGGAAGTAGTCAGTCGTCCACGCTGAACCAAATGGCAGAAGACCTGTCCAAGACGCTCAATCCGATCCGAAAGGATGTTTTTAGTGCGGTGCGGAAGGCCTTGTTTTTGATGCGGTTTGATCAAGAAGAGGCCAGAGCTGGTTTGAAGGAGTGGTACGAAGAGCAGGGAAAGCTTAATTATGACCGCTACCATAGTCACCTATACAGTGAATCAGACGAGAGCCACCTACGGGTAGAGGCAGTTGCTCCTGTCTATACTGATAGGTCTCCCGTGGTGGACGGCCGGGAGGTCTTGCAAGCGTGCTTCGACAAAATGCTCAGTAATGATCCACGAGTGTTTGCTTTTGGTGAGGATGTAGGGAAGATCGGGGATGTGAACCAAGCTTTTGCAGGACTTCAGGAGAAGTACGGTGAGTTGCGCGTTACGGATACCGGGATCCGTGAAATGACGATCATTGGGCAGGGGATAGGCACAGCTCTCCGTGGCTTGCGTCCAATTGCTGAAATCCAGTACCTGGATTATATATATTATGCCCTAATGAGCCTGACAGATGATTTGGCTTGTCTACATTATCGTACCAAAGGAGGCCAGAAGGCTCCTATGATCGTGAGGACGAGGGGACATAGGCTTGAGGGTGTGTGGCATTCAGGTTCGCCGATGAGCGCTATTTTGGGCAGTCTGCGCGGATTGTTGGTGTGTGTGCCAAGGAACATGACGCAAGCAGCGGGGATGTACAATACGCTTTTGAGAAGTGATGAGCCTGCGCTGGTGATTGAGTGCCTCAATGCTTATCGCCAAAAGGAAAAGATGCCTTCCAATGTGGGCGAGTTTACTGTGCCTTTGGGAAGGCCTGAGATCCTGCGTGAAGGAACAGATATCACCGTGGTTACTTATGGAGCTATGTGCAAGATTGTAATGGATGCCGCTGAACAATTGGATGAATATGGTGTTGCTGTAGAGGTGATCGACGTGCAGACCTTGTTGCCATTTGATGTGGGGCATGTGATTGTGGATTCTGTTAAGAAGACCAATCGTGTCATATTTGCCGATGAGGATGTGCCTGGAGGCGCCTCTGCGTACATGATGCAGCAGGTGCTGGAGCAGCAGAAGGCATATTATCAGTTGGATTCTGAACCAGTGACTCTTTCTGCCCACCCGCACCGCCCTGCTTATTCCTCGGATGGGGATTACTTCTCCAAACCTAGCGTGGATGATGTGGTGGAAAAAGCCTATCGTATCATGCACGAAGTGGACCCGGTAAGCTATCCAATGTGGTAA
- the ald gene encoding alanine dehydrogenase — MIIGIPKEIKNNENRVALTPAGAQELVKRGHTVYVQHTAGDGSGFPDHLYEEAGAKILPTIEETYRIAEMIMKVKEPIEPEYDLVREDQLLFTYFHFASHEPLTNAMIKSKSVCLAYETVEKPGGGLPLLVPMSEVAGRMATQKGANYLEKPLGGKGILMGGVPGTLPAKVLILGGGIVGTQAAWMAAGMKADVTILDVSLPRMRYLSDVMPANVKTRMSNEYNIRELIKTADLIIGAVLIPGAKAPHLITRDMLKEMQPGTVLVDVAVDQGGCIETCKPTTHQDPTFTIDGVLHYCVANMPGAVPYTSTIGLTNATLPYAIQLADKGWKKASKENVELATGLNVIKGDVVYKAVADAFDLPFTAVEKHLVN, encoded by the coding sequence ATGATCATAGGGATACCTAAAGAGATTAAAAACAACGAAAACAGAGTCGCCCTTACACCCGCAGGCGCTCAAGAATTGGTCAAACGAGGCCACACTGTATATGTACAACATACAGCCGGTGACGGGAGTGGTTTCCCTGACCATCTTTACGAAGAGGCTGGAGCAAAAATCCTCCCCACCATCGAGGAAACATACCGGATAGCAGAAATGATCATGAAGGTCAAAGAACCTATTGAACCTGAGTATGACCTAGTCCGTGAAGACCAGCTTCTGTTTACTTATTTCCACTTTGCTTCCCACGAACCGTTGACCAATGCGATGATCAAAAGTAAGTCAGTTTGCCTAGCTTACGAAACAGTGGAAAAGCCAGGAGGAGGTCTCCCTCTCCTTGTCCCTATGTCAGAAGTAGCTGGTAGAATGGCCACACAAAAAGGTGCAAATTACCTAGAGAAGCCATTGGGCGGAAAAGGCATCCTGATGGGAGGCGTACCCGGAACATTACCTGCCAAAGTCCTGATTTTAGGCGGAGGCATAGTCGGCACACAAGCCGCTTGGATGGCTGCCGGCATGAAGGCCGATGTCACCATTCTGGATGTCTCGCTACCACGGATGAGGTACTTGTCCGACGTGATGCCGGCAAATGTAAAAACCAGGATGTCCAATGAATACAACATCAGGGAACTGATCAAAACAGCCGACCTGATTATTGGTGCGGTACTTATCCCGGGAGCCAAGGCACCACATCTTATCACGAGGGACATGCTGAAGGAAATGCAGCCTGGCACAGTATTGGTAGATGTGGCTGTAGATCAGGGAGGATGCATCGAAACCTGCAAACCTACGACACACCAAGACCCGACATTCACCATCGATGGCGTCTTGCATTACTGCGTGGCCAATATGCCTGGAGCGGTTCCCTACACCTCCACCATAGGCCTGACCAACGCCACACTTCCTTATGCCATACAATTGGCCGATAAGGGGTGGAAAAAAGCCTCTAAAGAAAACGTAGAGTTGGCAACAGGACTGAATGTGATAAAAGGAGACGTGGTCTATAAGGCCGTAGCCGATGCATTTGACCTACCTTTCACAGCAGTAGAAAAACACTTAGTAAACTAA
- a CDS encoding beta-N-acetylhexosaminidase, with amino-acid sequence MIIKKLKLAALAFCLIGTAHAQQSAAQLSIIPKPSETIVTNGHFDLNEEVVILAESGQSRKSATVFNNFLHQLYGIRLPIATFDHGTPSIKLSISSNEETTEAYQVEVTEEGIDISGSEKGIFYGLQTTLQLISTNNGNLSIPTVSIKDEPEFAYRGIMLDVGRHFFEVAEIKKMIDLMAYFKFNKMHWHLTEDQGWRLEIKKYPKLTEVGAWRDSTIIGQYWDFDPFVYDGVKHGGFYTQEEAREIVQYAADRMITVIPEIELPGHSSAALAAHPEFGSFKMDGYEPKDGKPLTGSVMAMNEKGEPYDNDLNTTVPGFWGVQPNIYGVKEETFQFLEDVLTEVMDIFPSEYIHIGGDEAPKDHWKTSAISQDVIKKEGLEDEHELQSHFITRIEKFLNQNNRKLIGWDEILEGGLAPNATVMSWRGEKGGIAAAQMNHDVIMTPNSHMYFDHYQAEDQTTEPVAIGGFLPLEKVYSYSPRPETLTTEQQNHILGVQGNLWTEYIATNNKLEYHLFPRALALAEVAWMGKTQKDYDEFTTYRLPHRLAELEQINVFYRVPEATVSITKDPNSERHQVQITPLVKGSKVYYTVDGHKADQTATAYTSPFLAPITGPDHDNLTLRYIVVTPEGRQSNEFSTTIE; translated from the coding sequence ATGATCATTAAAAAACTCAAACTGGCCGCACTGGCATTTTGCCTCATAGGCACAGCACACGCCCAACAATCTGCTGCGCAATTATCTATCATCCCAAAGCCATCGGAGACAATTGTTACAAACGGGCATTTCGATCTAAATGAAGAAGTAGTCATCCTTGCGGAAAGCGGTCAATCCAGGAAATCAGCTACTGTTTTCAATAACTTCCTACATCAGCTTTACGGCATCCGCCTCCCTATTGCCACCTTTGACCATGGCACCCCCTCCATAAAACTTTCCATCTCTAGTAACGAAGAAACAACTGAAGCTTACCAAGTAGAAGTAACAGAAGAGGGAATTGACATTTCAGGGTCTGAAAAAGGGATCTTTTACGGCCTCCAGACCACCTTACAGCTTATCTCTACCAACAATGGTAATCTCTCCATACCCACCGTCTCTATCAAGGACGAGCCGGAATTTGCTTACAGAGGCATCATGCTGGACGTAGGCCGTCATTTCTTTGAAGTAGCGGAAATCAAAAAAATGATCGACCTAATGGCCTATTTTAAATTCAACAAAATGCACTGGCACCTTACCGAAGACCAAGGCTGGAGACTCGAAATCAAAAAATACCCAAAACTGACCGAGGTCGGCGCTTGGAGAGACTCCACCATCATAGGTCAATACTGGGACTTTGACCCATTTGTTTACGACGGTGTCAAGCACGGTGGGTTTTACACCCAAGAAGAGGCGCGTGAAATCGTACAATACGCAGCAGATCGTATGATTACGGTCATTCCAGAAATCGAATTGCCCGGACACAGCTCTGCCGCACTTGCCGCTCACCCTGAATTTGGCAGTTTCAAAATGGACGGATACGAGCCAAAAGACGGAAAACCACTAACGGGATCTGTCATGGCCATGAACGAAAAAGGCGAGCCCTATGACAATGATCTCAACACAACCGTCCCCGGGTTTTGGGGAGTACAACCTAATATTTACGGAGTAAAGGAGGAGACCTTCCAGTTTCTCGAAGATGTCCTCACCGAGGTCATGGACATCTTCCCAAGTGAATACATCCATATAGGTGGTGACGAAGCCCCCAAAGACCACTGGAAAACTTCCGCCATCTCTCAAGACGTCATCAAAAAAGAAGGGCTGGAAGACGAACACGAGCTACAGAGCCACTTTATCACGAGAATTGAAAAATTCCTCAACCAGAACAACAGAAAGCTGATCGGCTGGGATGAAATCCTGGAAGGTGGATTAGCTCCCAATGCGACTGTAATGAGCTGGAGAGGCGAAAAAGGCGGCATTGCCGCAGCCCAGATGAACCATGATGTCATCATGACTCCAAACAGCCACATGTATTTTGACCACTACCAAGCAGAAGATCAAACCACCGAACCAGTAGCTATTGGCGGATTCCTTCCACTTGAGAAGGTCTACAGCTATTCACCAAGACCCGAAACCTTAACCACTGAACAGCAAAATCACATCTTGGGCGTACAGGGCAACCTATGGACTGAATATATCGCCACTAACAACAAGCTCGAATACCACCTATTCCCAAGAGCGCTCGCATTGGCCGAAGTAGCCTGGATGGGGAAAACGCAAAAAGATTACGACGAATTCACCACCTACCGTCTCCCACATCGTCTGGCAGAGCTAGAGCAGATAAACGTTTTCTACAGGGTACCTGAAGCAACGGTCTCGATCACAAAGGATCCAAACTCGGAAAGACATCAAGTGCAAATCACACCTTTGGTAAAAGGAAGCAAAGTATACTACACAGTGGACGGCCACAAAGCAGACCAAACAGCCACGGCCTACACAAGCCCCTTCCTAGCTCCAATCACAGGCCCTGATCATGACAATCTCACACTGCGCTACATAGTAGTAACACCCGAAGGAAGGCAAAGCAACGAATTCTCAACCACTATTGAATAA
- the agaR gene encoding transcriptional repressor AgaR yields MKKTAQRRSRILEVLDEHGQVNVSELSSSLGVSEVTIRNDLANLERNKLLVRAHGGAFKTNNMALPVTEKKKINLDLKRKIGKKAVSLIEENDSIILDSGTTTFEISNNLAKFERLTVISNALDIVNNLASYDNLEVMMPGGFLKEFSMSLVGPMAERNLKQLHCNKLFLGVDGFKPDVGVFTHYMEEAYLNQIMIDIAEEVIVVSDSTKFKKIGLAFIAGFNKVNKVVTDDRIEVEHVKMLERNNVEVVIAS; encoded by the coding sequence ATGAAAAAGACGGCGCAGCGTAGATCCAGGATCTTAGAGGTTTTGGATGAACATGGACAGGTCAATGTCAGTGAATTAAGCAGTTCTTTGGGGGTGAGTGAGGTGACGATAAGGAATGACCTCGCCAACTTGGAGCGAAATAAACTTTTGGTAAGGGCCCACGGGGGGGCGTTCAAAACCAATAACATGGCCTTGCCAGTGACCGAGAAGAAGAAGATCAATTTAGACTTAAAGCGAAAGATAGGGAAGAAAGCAGTGTCTTTGATCGAGGAAAATGATTCGATTATATTGGATTCTGGTACGACGACATTTGAGATTTCCAATAACTTGGCCAAGTTTGAGCGGTTAACGGTGATAAGTAACGCATTGGATATTGTCAATAATCTGGCAAGCTACGATAACTTGGAGGTGATGATGCCGGGTGGGTTTTTGAAGGAATTTTCCATGTCGTTGGTGGGGCCGATGGCGGAGAGGAATTTGAAACAATTGCACTGCAATAAGTTGTTTTTGGGTGTGGATGGCTTTAAACCTGATGTAGGGGTGTTTACCCATTATATGGAAGAGGCTTATCTGAACCAGATCATGATAGATATCGCAGAAGAGGTAATAGTGGTTTCTGATTCCACCAAGTTCAAGAAAATAGGCTTGGCTTTTATAGCGGGCTTTAATAAGGTGAATAAGGTGGTTACAGATGACCGTATCGAAGTCGAGCATGTGAAAATGCTTGAAAGGAATAATGTCGAGGTAGTTATTGCCAGCTAA
- a CDS encoding endonuclease/exonuclease/phosphatase family protein, translated as MKRTALSFLLALVSTAMLQAQETTFTLMTYNIYHGEKAYEEGAQNLQEIAQLIKEIKPDFVALQEVDSMTQRTAAIYNNQPVNLVQELAEQTGMHGFFAKAIEYSNGGYGEGLLSRQPAKMTKVDLPIPEGGEGRAMALASYQLESGKQITFGATHLCHQYDANRIAQTKAIVAHMDKIPGATIVAGDLNFSPDSNPYPIIEKDFIDAAATYGNPKPTIPYDNPKSRIDYVWLSKNAHWEITEVKVLPVDFSDHMPVVVTVRIKE; from the coding sequence ATGAAAAGAACAGCCCTTTCATTCCTCCTTGCGCTTGTCTCCACAGCGATGCTACAAGCGCAAGAGACCACCTTCACCCTGATGACCTACAATATATACCATGGTGAAAAAGCCTATGAAGAAGGCGCACAGAACCTTCAAGAAATCGCTCAACTGATCAAGGAGATCAAGCCGGATTTTGTAGCCTTACAAGAAGTGGACAGCATGACACAGCGGACAGCTGCCATATACAATAACCAGCCAGTAAACCTGGTCCAGGAACTGGCCGAGCAAACAGGCATGCACGGGTTCTTTGCCAAAGCCATCGAGTACAGCAACGGCGGGTACGGCGAAGGCCTACTCAGTCGACAACCTGCAAAAATGACCAAAGTAGACCTTCCCATTCCAGAAGGCGGAGAAGGAAGAGCAATGGCCCTGGCTTCTTACCAATTGGAAAGCGGAAAACAGATCACTTTCGGTGCTACTCACTTATGCCACCAGTACGATGCCAACAGGATAGCCCAGACGAAAGCCATAGTTGCCCATATGGATAAAATCCCCGGGGCAACCATCGTAGCTGGAGACCTTAACTTCAGCCCTGACAGCAATCCCTACCCCATAATTGAAAAAGATTTCATTGATGCTGCAGCAACTTATGGGAACCCAAAACCGACTATCCCATATGACAATCCCAAATCTAGAATAGATTACGTATGGCTCTCTAAAAATGCCCATTGGGAAATAACAGAAGTAAAAGTACTACCCGTGGACTTCAGTGACCACATGCCAGTAGTGGTCACCGTAAGGATCAAAGAGTAA
- a CDS encoding LysR substrate-binding domain-containing protein, with protein sequence MELRQLKYFLVLAEELHFRKAAERLHIVQPALSKQLKLLEEELGITLLKRDKRNVQLTTAGQYFKKETKAIIDQLELIKSHTRLVQEGEKGEIRIGYVGSCIHTFLPDVLTEMHKSHPHIQTYLNEMTSRTQLEAIKNGDLDIAFLRNPYPHPQYGSQLVFCEPFSLVLPKNHPINQENFSGLHQFRDEEFILPTKADGELYYRLQLSICEDSGFTPHIAHETVHGHTVLNLVGHGLGITFLPVSFEKVTSAGVNFIHLADIPQKAEITALWNKENPNPSLQKLLKFLPTGN encoded by the coding sequence ATGGAATTGAGACAGTTAAAATATTTTTTGGTACTGGCAGAAGAGCTGCATTTTCGCAAAGCAGCCGAACGACTTCATATCGTCCAGCCAGCTCTTTCGAAGCAACTCAAACTACTGGAAGAAGAGCTGGGAATCACCCTGCTCAAAAGGGACAAAAGAAACGTACAGCTCACGACTGCGGGCCAATACTTCAAGAAAGAAACAAAAGCCATTATCGACCAACTGGAACTGATAAAAAGCCATACTAGGCTTGTTCAAGAGGGCGAAAAGGGCGAAATCAGGATTGGCTACGTTGGCTCCTGCATCCATACGTTTTTACCCGACGTACTCACCGAAATGCACAAATCCCACCCACATATCCAAACCTATCTCAACGAAATGACCAGTCGCACTCAACTAGAAGCCATCAAAAACGGGGACTTAGACATTGCATTTCTCAGAAACCCTTATCCTCATCCCCAATACGGCAGTCAGCTGGTTTTTTGCGAACCCTTTTCGTTGGTCCTTCCCAAAAATCACCCGATCAACCAGGAAAACTTTAGCGGCTTACACCAATTCAGGGACGAAGAATTCATCCTTCCCACTAAAGCAGACGGAGAATTATACTACCGCCTCCAGCTGAGTATTTGCGAAGACAGTGGCTTTACGCCACACATTGCCCATGAGACCGTCCACGGACACACTGTATTGAACTTGGTAGGCCATGGTTTGGGCATTACTTTTCTCCCTGTTTCTTTTGAGAAGGTCACTAGTGCCGGCGTCAACTTCATCCACCTAGCCGACATCCCCCAAAAAGCAGAAATCACTGCCCTCTGGAACAAAGAAAATCCAAACCCAAGCCTTCAAAAACTCTTGAAATTTTTACCCACAGGAAATTGA
- the hutH gene encoding histidine ammonia-lyase: protein MMDVVVKRGEYKVGEMPVTLERIHHAVASGELLVMSPAAIERIRRCREYLDDKISQDETALFYGINTGFGYLQQVRIDRKEILQLQYNLLQSHACGVGEKVPKELVRLMLLTKIESLSRGHSGVQLETVQRLVDFYNHDVLPVVYNQGSLGASGDLSPLSHLSLPLIGMGEVYFEGQILPSAQVLEKFGWQPVTLRSKEGLSLINGTQFMLSYGVHITHRAEALFRWADLIASISVDGFNGNLQPFNALIHQVRGHEGQLSTAAAMRRYLEGSEIALSKEKQVQDPYSFRCIPQVHGASKDTLAFVKKTFEREADSVTDNPNIFPDEDEILSGGNFHGQPLALGFDYLAIAMAEIGSISERRTYQLLSGQRGLPLFLVDDPGLHSGLMIPQYTAASVVSENKQLCTPASVDSIVSSNGQEDHVSMGANGATKCMRVLDNLEKILAIELLTAAQALGFRRPAKSSAIVEDLVGCYREWVSFNSQDRVLSTDISKTIQFLKKRKVEEFGN, encoded by the coding sequence ATGATGGATGTTGTAGTAAAGCGAGGAGAGTATAAAGTTGGTGAAATGCCCGTTACTTTAGAGCGGATTCACCACGCGGTAGCCAGTGGTGAGCTTTTGGTAATGTCGCCAGCGGCCATAGAAAGGATACGGCGATGCAGGGAATACCTGGATGATAAGATTTCCCAAGATGAGACGGCGTTGTTTTACGGGATCAATACCGGATTTGGTTATTTGCAGCAAGTGAGGATTGATCGGAAGGAGATCCTGCAGCTCCAATATAACCTATTGCAGTCTCATGCCTGCGGGGTCGGTGAGAAGGTGCCCAAGGAGCTGGTGCGGCTGATGTTGCTGACCAAGATCGAGTCCCTTTCTCGTGGTCATTCAGGTGTACAGCTGGAAACAGTCCAGCGTTTAGTGGATTTTTATAACCATGATGTGCTTCCAGTGGTCTATAATCAGGGGTCTTTGGGAGCTTCTGGGGATTTGTCGCCGCTATCCCACTTGAGTTTGCCATTGATTGGAATGGGCGAGGTTTATTTTGAAGGCCAGATTTTGCCGAGTGCGCAGGTGTTGGAGAAGTTTGGCTGGCAGCCTGTTACGTTGCGGTCAAAGGAAGGCCTTTCTCTTATCAATGGTACCCAGTTCATGCTTAGTTATGGGGTACATATTACCCATAGGGCAGAAGCGTTGTTCAGGTGGGCTGACCTGATAGCTTCCATTTCGGTAGATGGTTTTAATGGGAATTTGCAGCCTTTTAATGCCCTCATTCACCAAGTGAGGGGGCATGAGGGACAGTTAAGTACGGCTGCGGCCATGCGGCGCTATCTTGAAGGAAGTGAAATTGCGTTGTCGAAAGAAAAGCAAGTGCAGGATCCTTATTCTTTCAGGTGTATTCCGCAGGTGCATGGGGCTTCTAAAGATACTTTGGCTTTTGTGAAGAAGACGTTTGAGCGTGAGGCGGATTCTGTGACCGATAATCCCAATATCTTTCCTGACGAAGATGAGATTTTGTCCGGCGGTAACTTTCATGGCCAGCCATTGGCATTGGGGTTTGATTATCTTGCCATTGCGATGGCGGAAATTGGCAGTATTTCGGAACGTAGGACTTATCAGTTGCTTTCCGGTCAGCGTGGCCTTCCGTTGTTCTTGGTGGATGATCCCGGTCTTCATTCCGGGCTGATGATCCCGCAGTATACTGCGGCGTCAGTGGTAAGTGAAAACAAGCAGCTTTGTACGCCCGCATCGGTGGATTCGATTGTTTCCTCAAACGGACAGGAAGACCATGTCAGTATGGGAGCCAATGGAGCTACCAAGTGCATGCGTGTTTTGGATAACTTGGAAAAAATTCTTGCCATAGAGCTCTTGACAGCTGCGCAAGCATTGGGGTTTAGGCGTCCAGCGAAAAGTTCTGCTATTGTGGAGGACTTAGTTGGTTGTTATAGGGAATGGGTGAGTTTTAATTCCCAAGATCGAGTGCTGTCGACCGATATCAGTAAGACGATACAGTTTTTAAAGAAAAGAAAAGTGGAGGAGTTTGGAAATTGA
- a CDS encoding sulfite oxidase, protein MAKENKQAPSVNSRRKFLRNGTLATVAAVAGAKVVFASSMPEGYVPVVLQDDDPYKLFKKDKDLIVLNNKPWNMESQPHLLDDKVTPSDKIFIRNNGLIPDSLEEANWELVVDGEAVSSPKTYSLTDLKRDFQQYTYQLTLECGGNGRSEFYPPASGNQWKTGAVYCASWTGVRLKDVLEDVGIGDNAVYIGYHSADTHLSGNPDKEPISRGVPIAKALQEETLLAFEMNGEAIPIVHGYPLRLVAGGFPASVSGKWLTGISVRDKVHDGAKMAAPSYRVPCKPVSPGEEVPDEEMCIIESMPVKSLITYPKSGAKIDLGDSLEVRGHAWAGELEVSAMHVSIDFGQTWQTCEVEAPVNRLAWQHFKTTVKFPQDGYYEVWARATDSNGASQPMVVPGWNPKGYLNNACHRIAVKVG, encoded by the coding sequence ATGGCCAAGGAAAATAAGCAGGCGCCTTCTGTGAATAGCAGGAGGAAGTTTTTAAGGAATGGCACATTAGCGACCGTGGCGGCGGTGGCAGGAGCCAAAGTAGTTTTTGCATCATCCATGCCGGAGGGTTACGTGCCGGTAGTATTACAGGATGATGATCCCTACAAGCTTTTCAAGAAAGATAAAGACCTCATCGTCCTCAATAACAAACCTTGGAACATGGAGTCACAACCGCACCTGCTGGACGATAAGGTGACGCCTTCGGATAAAATATTCATCAGAAATAATGGATTGATTCCCGACTCGCTGGAAGAAGCCAATTGGGAACTGGTAGTTGATGGAGAAGCGGTCTCCTCTCCGAAGACCTATTCACTGACAGACCTGAAGCGTGATTTTCAGCAATATACCTACCAGCTTACCCTTGAGTGTGGAGGAAATGGTCGTAGTGAATTTTACCCTCCTGCTAGCGGCAACCAGTGGAAAACAGGAGCTGTTTACTGTGCATCCTGGACAGGTGTGAGGCTCAAGGATGTGCTGGAAGATGTGGGCATTGGAGATAATGCCGTATATATTGGTTACCATTCTGCTGATACCCACCTGAGCGGCAATCCCGATAAAGAGCCTATCTCCCGAGGCGTTCCGATTGCAAAAGCATTGCAAGAGGAAACGCTGCTGGCTTTTGAGATGAATGGTGAAGCCATTCCCATAGTGCATGGGTATCCGCTAAGACTGGTGGCTGGAGGTTTCCCCGCATCGGTATCTGGAAAGTGGCTTACTGGGATTTCTGTTAGGGATAAAGTGCATGACGGAGCCAAAATGGCAGCCCCCTCTTACCGTGTTCCATGCAAGCCCGTTTCTCCTGGTGAGGAGGTGCCCGACGAGGAGATGTGTATCATTGAGTCCATGCCGGTGAAGTCGCTGATTACCTATCCTAAAAGTGGTGCCAAGATAGATTTAGGAGATTCGTTGGAGGTAAGGGGACATGCTTGGGCTGGGGAGCTTGAGGTGAGTGCCATGCATGTTTCCATTGATTTTGGACAGACTTGGCAAACCTGCGAGGTGGAGGCTCCTGTGAACCGGCTAGCCTGGCAACATTTTAAAACCACTGTTAAATTTCCTCAAGACGGATACTATGAGGTGTGGGCCAGGGCCACCGATAGCAATGGTGCCAGTCAGCCCATGGTGGTTCCAGGTTGGAACCCGAAGGGATACTTAAACAATGCATGTCACAGAATTGCCGTAAAAGTAGGTTAA